AGCGAGAAGTAGGACACGACACCTTGTCGTTTGCGAATGCGCTTCGCGGGGCCTTGCGGCAGGATCCGGACGTGATACTCATCGGGGAAATGCGCGATGCGGAAACGGTCCGGACGGCCTTGGCCTCGGCGGAAACCGGCCACTTGGTGTTTTCCACTTTGCATACCGTGGATGCCGTGGAGACGCTGAACCGCATCATTGACTTTTTCGAGCCTCATCAGCAACTTCAAATTAGAAAACAACTTGCGAGTGTGCTTCGGGCTGTTGTCTCCCAGCGCATCGTGCCACTGGCCAGTGCCACGGGGCGTTGTGTCGCGGCGGAAATCCTTGTGGGAAACCGGACCATCCGGGAGTTTATCGAACAGGGCAAGAGTTTCAAGGATATCGTGAAATTGATCGAAGAGGGGCACGATCAATACGGCATGCAGACTTTCGATCAGGCCCTTTATGATCTGTATAAGGCCGGGAAAATTACCGCCGAGATCGCGTTGATGAACGCGACCAGCGCAAAGGATCTCAAACTTCGGCTTCAGGGATTGCGTGTCAACTGAATCATGGTACTACCGGCGGGCATTCGGCGGATTCTGGCGGTCGCGGGGATGGCGGCGATGGCCGCCGGTTTCGCGGCCGGAGAAGAAAACCTGCTGAAAAATGGCGGTTTTGAAGAGGTGGACGGCGGCAAACCCGTCCATTGGAATCTTTTTGTCCAACCGGAACCGGCCGCGGAAGGCCGCTTGGATACTCAAACGGTTGCGGAGGGTTCATACGCCGCATGGTTGCGTAATCCCGACACCTACGCCAAGGATCCTTGTAACAACTGGAGCCAGAATGTTTCTCCGGTTGCGGCAGGTCGGTCGGTCGTCGCGGGGGGGCGTGTCAAAACGGCTGGTTCGGCCAATGCCTCCATCTGGGTCCAATGCTGGCGCAAAGATCCATGGGGCGTGTTGCGTGTCGCCAGCACCGGCGACGCCATGCCCGTGCAAGGGGAATCGGATTGGAAATCGGTGGCGGTCCGTTTGACGGTTCCCCCGGACACGGATTTTATCGTCGTTCGATGCGTCATTCGCGGCGCCGGGTGCGCATGGTTTGACGATTTGCGCTTGATTGAGGCGGAACCTGCCCCGTCGGAAACCGGGGAAAAGCCGGCGCCGGTTTCGGTCCCGAAGCCGCCGGCCGAACGCGATGCGGTCCTGTCCGACCTGGCGCGAGAAACGGCCTCCATGGCCAAGGCGATCGAGTCGTTGCGCGAAACCAACGAAACGCTGCGGCAGGATTTGATCCGCATGCGCGAAGAGATCGAGGCGATGCGAAAAAATATCGAGTCCCGCGAACCGCCCGCGCCGCCCGTGAAAAACGCGCCGCCGCTGGTGCCACACGAGTACACGGAAAAGGAGCCCCAACCATGAATGCTGTAATCGCCATCGCCCTCCTGGCCGGCGTGGCCGCCGGCGGAATCGTCTGGTTCGGCTGGGCTTTTGCGCAAAACGCCGTGGCTGTGCAGCAGGCGAAGAAAGCGCCCGTCCAAGCCGGGACGCCCAAGGAGCCATCCGCCAACAAGGAAAGTACATCCCGTTCATAATGAAGTGGTACGACAGTAATATTATGTACTTGTTTGTTGGATATAAACGGTTCGTGGAAACCCTTTTTTCAAGGGTGTTTTTTCGTTCTTTTCACCGGGAAAGACGCATTTGTTCCTGATAGCGGCTCTTGCCCCGGCGGCATTGCGGGCCGCGCGTTTACGACAAGCGCGCAAGGGCATGAAGGACAAGAGGGGCGCCGGGGGCTTCAGTCAGGGCGCGCCCGCGGGGAATATCGCCGATGTTCCTTGCGTCCTTTTCGCTTGGGCATTTCTACAATAGAATAAATATACAATAAAATAGTATATCTATGTGTTCTACAGCATAGCGCCGATCGGGTGTTTCGGGGTCTGTATTCGGGACAGAAAAAAAGTCTTGACAAATGGGTTTCTTTGTGCTATTGTATTTGCTCCTGACGCGGAGAAGATGTTGCGTGGACGGACGGCGGCCCTGCTGGAAACAGGGGGGTTGACAAGACGTCGAAGATGTGGTAACATACTTCCCCGGTTAGGAGCGAATCGCCCGGCAGAGCGCTGGAACAACTAGCGCCGAGGTAGGTTGAGCGGCGCTGGTGATTTTGTGTCTGGCGCGGGTAGAGTCGGTGCTCTTTGAAAATTGAATACGGTGTATGTTGAAAACACCATACTTGTGTGAGTGCGAGAATTTTGGTTCTCGCATACCCCAAGACATTCCTGTAACACAATTGCAGGGAGTCAAACTCGTTTCCAAGCGGGAGGCGTGGACGGCGAAGCCGTTTGGCCTTTCGTGAGATTTTTATCGGAGAGTTTGATCCTGGCTCAGAACGAACGCTGGCGGCAGGCTTCATACATGCAAGTCGCGCGATTAAGACCCGCAAGGGTGAATAAAGCGGCGAACGGGTGAGTAACAGGTGGATAATCTGCCCTTCGGCGGGGGACAACGGCTGGAAACGGCCGCTAATACCGCATGTGGTTGCCGGGACTCGGGTTCCGGCAAAGAAAGGAGCTGCAAGGCTCCACCGAAGGATGAGTCCGCCCCCCATTAGCTAGTTGGCGGGATAATAGCCCACCAAGGCTTTGATGGGTAGCCGAGCTGAGAGGTTGATCGGCCACACTGGAACTGAGACACGGTCCAGACACCTACGGGTGGCAGCAGTAGGGAATATTGGACAATGGGCGAAAGCCTGATCCAGCCATGCCGCGTGAGTGACGAAGGCCTTCGGGTCGTAAAACTCTTTTCTGAGGGAAGAACATCCGGGGTAGGAAATGCCCCCGGCTTGACGGTACCTCAGGAATAAGCAACGGCTAACTCCGTGCCAGCAGCCGCGGTAATACGGAGGTTGCGAGCGTTGTTCGGAATAACTGGGCGTAAAGGGAGCGCAGGCGGTTTGGTCAGTTCAAAGTGAAAGCCCGGGGCTTAACCTCGGAAGTGCTTTGGATACTGCCTTACTCGAGTTCGTGAGAGGAAAGCGGAATTCCAGGTGTAGCGGTGAAATGCGTAGATATCTGGAGGAACACCGGTGGCGAAAGCGGCTTTCTGGCGCGATACTGACGCTGAGGCTCGAAAGCATGGGGAGCGAACAGGATTAGATACCCTGGTAGTCCATGCCGTAAACG
The genomic region above belongs to Candidatus Hydrogenedentota bacterium and contains:
- a CDS encoding type IV pilus twitching motility protein PilT → MPMSMEQLMRGALEQRASDIHLKTGNPPIYRVDGDLRRLDDEPLTEDRMMELLGVIASPSDIAKFQKVMDLDCSYMYEGIARFRVNVCRDDGDTRIVMRLIPLQIKTIDELGLPPVLRKICTGKNGLVLVTGPTGSGKSTTLAAMINEVNEKLPVHVITVEDPLEFVHQDKTAIITQREVGHDTLSFANALRGALRQDPDVILIGEMRDAETVRTALASAETGHLVFSTLHTVDAVETLNRIIDFFEPHQQLQIRKQLASVLRAVVSQRIVPLASATGRCVAAEILVGNRTIREFIEQGKSFKDIVKLIEEGHDQYGMQTFDQALYDLYKAGKITAEIALMNATSAKDLKLRLQGLRVN